In Rhodanobacter humi, the following are encoded in one genomic region:
- a CDS encoding superinfection exclusion B family protein — MDVWKGLIEFLKLAPRYLVAIALGAGLLVFLPESTQRTLGLDGVIHSYRGWFGVTLIASLSTLSVWIALIPINAFQQARQERKRRARLHDRLYDLTEGEKQILRYYLAKNTRSNRLKIDDGTVNGLVMSGVIYRAANQGSLLSGFDHNITDEALMFISAHPEVLQGSTNTYRTDRSHFDGI; from the coding sequence ATGGACGTTTGGAAGGGGTTGATCGAATTCCTCAAACTGGCGCCGCGATACCTAGTAGCGATCGCGCTCGGAGCCGGGCTGCTTGTTTTCCTACCGGAAAGTACGCAGCGCACTCTCGGCTTAGATGGCGTTATCCATTCATATCGCGGATGGTTCGGCGTCACCCTCATCGCAAGCCTAAGCACGCTGAGTGTCTGGATTGCTCTGATCCCCATCAACGCGTTTCAGCAAGCGAGGCAGGAGAGAAAGCGACGGGCGCGCCTGCACGATCGCCTATACGACCTCACCGAGGGCGAAAAGCAAATACTCCGGTACTACCTCGCCAAGAACACCCGATCCAATCGCTTAAAGATCGACGACGGCACCGTAAACGGCTTAGTAATGAGTGGCGTTATTTATCGCGCTGCAAATCAGGGGAGCCTCCTTTCGGGATTCGACCATAACATCACGGACGAGGCTCTGATGTTCATCAGCGCTCATCCAGAAGTGCTCCAAGGGTCAACCAACACCTATCGGACAGACCGAAGCCATTTCGACGGCATCTAA